The following proteins are co-located in the Sphingomonas panacis genome:
- a CDS encoding LysR family transcriptional regulator, with translation MTRINFELLDLRALIAVSDIRSFHRAAEQLALSQPALSRRIQKLEQAVGAPLLERSSRNVRLTPAGQQVLPLLRRMVEEIDGSLVGSMASGEHRAGRITVASVPSATVRFMPNVLKRFGEEYRNVRVRILDLSANECAEAVRTGDAEFGLSLPIASDADLSFEPLIDDPYGLICRRDHPLAEFEQPGWADLHGHRLVTVHRASGNRTTLEAGLAAEGIHLEWFYEVTRLTSALALVDAGLGPSVLPRLACEGPDARDLVWKPLQNPTIVRTIGLLKRPSAPISPAAARLVTLLTESWREAAREPR, from the coding sequence ATGACACGCATCAATTTCGAGCTCTTGGACCTGCGAGCCCTGATCGCTGTCTCGGACATACGGAGCTTCCATCGCGCGGCCGAGCAACTCGCACTGTCACAGCCTGCTCTCAGCCGCCGCATTCAAAAGCTGGAACAGGCGGTAGGCGCGCCGTTGCTGGAACGCAGCAGTCGCAACGTTCGGCTGACGCCGGCTGGTCAGCAAGTTCTCCCGCTGCTTCGTCGGATGGTCGAAGAGATCGATGGCTCGCTTGTCGGCAGCATGGCCTCGGGCGAACACCGGGCTGGACGAATTACGGTGGCCAGCGTTCCCAGCGCGACCGTTCGCTTCATGCCGAACGTTCTCAAGCGCTTTGGTGAGGAATATCGCAACGTCCGGGTTCGCATCCTCGACCTATCCGCAAACGAATGCGCGGAAGCGGTACGCACCGGCGATGCCGAATTTGGGCTGTCGCTCCCGATCGCTTCCGACGCGGACTTGTCCTTTGAGCCGCTCATCGATGATCCTTACGGCTTGATCTGCCGACGTGACCACCCGCTGGCAGAGTTCGAACAGCCGGGTTGGGCAGATCTGCATGGTCATCGGTTGGTGACCGTGCATCGTGCCAGCGGCAACCGGACAACGCTTGAAGCTGGTTTGGCAGCAGAGGGAATCCACCTCGAATGGTTCTACGAGGTGACGCGGCTAACCTCGGCGCTTGCGCTGGTCGACGCAGGGCTTGGTCCCTCCGTGCTGCCGCGTCTTGCTTGTGAAGGTCCCGATGCTCGCGATCTCGTCTGGAAACCGCTCCAAAACCCAACGATCGTTCGAACCATCGGTCTGTTAAAGCGACCTTCCGCACCGATCTCACCCGCTGCCGCGCGGCTGGTGACGCTCCTTACCGAGTCGTGGCGTGAGGCGGCACGCGAACCGCGCTGA
- a CDS encoding TonB-dependent receptor plug domain-containing protein has translation MIWNARKKTLACGSALALTLAAPAAAQGVTTPQSAAIDPAAAANSSATSPSTDAAPPSADAAQLEAASPAAGAGGDIVVTGSRIATGFQAPTPVAITTSEQLRAAAPSNLADALNQLPVFNGSTKTSTPSTTNVGATSGQNLLNLRGLNPNRTLVLLDGRRMPSTNASGSVDINVLPQELVQRVDVVTGGASAAYGSDAVAGVVNFVLDTRFTGLKAEIQSGISTYGDLPLAGVSLAYGHSLNGDRGHIIAGVNFFHQDGLRADQETGRDWFDNNYGQIPNPVRGVLPANLIIPNIRSSIGTFGGLITSGPLRGTQFVGNGTPAPFNYGTITGTSFQSGGDGARANIGLSPSQTRYSGFAHAEYDVASGVQAFAEGLYSHSHTVQGAFYSQNVGGGAQYTIFRDNAYLPTAIRDRMIAANVQSFTLGRFEGELPLVENDSTIDVYRGSVGLKGDFGGTWKWDASYTYGRSDQELRQNNLTINRPLYASADAVLSPSTGQVVCRSQLAGLDPNCVPRNLFGPQPANAAATDYVTGDNVQWLRLTQQVAAFNISGDLGETIRLAGPISVAFGGEYRREHARQTVDALSPTVNDLTGIRGFPTQLQGKVGPYRFFNPLPFSGGYNIKEGYLEVGVPVLKDVPLVRSLDLNGAVRYADYSQSGGVVTWKAGAVWDLVEGLRLRGTLSRDIRGPNVLELFNPASQVSNNVIYKGVTTANLNIAMGNPNLKPEKAQTLTFGTVLRPAFLPGFQFSADYYRITIEGAIDTLNEQRIVDECAAGNTAQCDNISVTSANTLVIIRRALNLNQQRAAGIDFEASYRTSLGDGNLSLRLFANRATINDSTSPGSAQRANLGGTTTPKWSGLLQATYSQGDWSIFAQERYIGAALLDPTRVEGRDIDRNSTPAVFYTNLTGTYNLHVGGGKQQMFLSIANLFDKAPPISPPPVTTFTTAASSAYDPIGRYFTAGLRVTF, from the coding sequence ATGATTTGGAACGCCAGGAAGAAGACTTTGGCTTGTGGAAGTGCGCTGGCGCTGACGTTAGCCGCGCCCGCAGCGGCACAGGGTGTGACTACGCCGCAGAGCGCCGCGATCGATCCCGCCGCCGCGGCGAATTCCTCGGCCACGTCCCCGTCAACTGACGCAGCTCCGCCATCCGCTGATGCGGCGCAGCTTGAGGCGGCGTCACCCGCGGCCGGCGCCGGTGGTGATATCGTCGTCACCGGCTCGCGGATCGCCACCGGGTTCCAGGCGCCGACCCCGGTCGCGATCACCACGTCCGAGCAATTGCGCGCCGCCGCACCCAGCAATCTGGCCGATGCGCTCAACCAGTTGCCCGTATTCAACGGCAGCACCAAGACCAGCACCCCCAGTACGACGAACGTCGGCGCGACAAGCGGGCAGAACCTGCTTAACCTGCGCGGCCTGAATCCCAATCGCACGCTGGTTCTGCTCGACGGCCGGCGCATGCCCTCGACCAACGCGTCAGGTTCGGTGGACATCAACGTTCTGCCGCAGGAACTGGTGCAGCGGGTTGATGTGGTGACCGGCGGCGCCTCCGCCGCTTACGGGTCGGATGCGGTCGCCGGGGTCGTCAACTTCGTGCTCGACACCCGGTTCACCGGGCTGAAGGCAGAGATCCAGAGCGGCATCTCGACGTATGGCGACCTGCCGCTGGCGGGGGTTTCGCTGGCCTATGGCCACAGCCTCAACGGCGATCGGGGGCATATCATCGCGGGCGTCAACTTCTTCCATCAAGATGGCCTGCGTGCCGATCAGGAGACCGGCCGCGATTGGTTCGACAACAATTACGGGCAGATCCCCAATCCGGTTCGCGGAGTTCTGCCCGCCAACCTCATCATCCCCAACATCCGCAGCTCGATCGGAACCTTCGGCGGATTGATCACCTCCGGTCCGCTGCGCGGGACGCAGTTTGTCGGCAACGGCACCCCGGCGCCGTTCAACTACGGCACGATCACCGGCACCTCGTTTCAGAGCGGGGGTGATGGCGCGCGCGCCAACATCGGCCTAAGTCCCTCCCAGACACGCTATTCGGGGTTCGCCCATGCGGAATATGACGTGGCGAGTGGCGTACAGGCGTTCGCCGAGGGGCTCTATTCGCACAGTCACACCGTACAGGGTGCGTTCTACAGCCAGAATGTCGGCGGGGGCGCGCAATACACGATCTTTCGCGACAATGCGTATCTCCCCACTGCCATCCGCGACCGGATGATCGCGGCGAATGTCCAGTCCTTCACTCTCGGCCGGTTCGAAGGCGAGCTGCCTCTGGTTGAAAACGATTCGACGATAGACGTGTATCGCGGGTCCGTCGGGCTGAAGGGCGATTTCGGCGGCACGTGGAAATGGGACGCATCCTACACCTATGGTCGTTCCGACCAGGAGCTTCGCCAGAACAATCTGACGATCAACCGCCCGCTCTACGCCTCGGCGGATGCGGTGCTGAGTCCTTCGACTGGGCAGGTGGTCTGCCGTTCGCAGTTGGCGGGCCTCGACCCGAACTGCGTACCGCGAAATCTGTTCGGTCCGCAGCCCGCCAACGCTGCCGCTACCGACTATGTGACCGGAGACAACGTTCAGTGGCTCCGACTGACGCAGCAGGTGGCGGCGTTCAACATCTCGGGAGATCTCGGTGAGACAATTCGACTCGCCGGCCCAATTTCGGTGGCGTTCGGCGGCGAATACCGCCGCGAACATGCGCGTCAGACGGTGGATGCGCTGTCGCCCACGGTGAATGATTTGACTGGTATCCGCGGTTTCCCGACACAGCTCCAGGGCAAGGTTGGTCCCTATCGGTTCTTCAATCCGCTGCCTTTTTCGGGCGGATACAATATCAAGGAGGGATATCTGGAGGTCGGCGTTCCCGTTCTGAAAGATGTGCCGCTGGTCCGTTCGCTCGATTTGAATGGCGCGGTGCGCTACGCCGACTACAGCCAGTCCGGCGGCGTCGTGACGTGGAAGGCGGGCGCCGTCTGGGATTTGGTCGAGGGGCTGCGGCTGCGCGGTACGCTGTCGCGAGACATCCGCGGACCGAACGTCCTCGAACTGTTCAACCCCGCCAGCCAGGTGAGCAACAACGTGATCTACAAAGGGGTCACTACCGCGAACCTCAACATCGCGATGGGGAACCCGAACTTGAAGCCGGAAAAAGCCCAAACCCTGACGTTTGGGACGGTGCTGCGCCCTGCGTTCCTGCCCGGGTTCCAGTTCTCAGCGGATTATTACCGCATCACGATCGAAGGTGCGATCGATACGTTGAACGAACAGCGCATCGTCGACGAATGTGCCGCCGGGAATACGGCGCAATGCGACAATATCAGCGTGACCTCGGCGAACACGCTGGTCATCATCCGTCGCGCGCTCAACCTCAACCAGCAGCGCGCCGCCGGGATCGATTTCGAGGCGAGCTATCGCACTTCGCTGGGAGACGGCAACCTGTCGCTGCGCCTGTTCGCCAATCGGGCCACGATCAATGACAGCACCTCGCCCGGTTCTGCACAACGTGCCAATCTCGGCGGAACCACGACGCCGAAATGGAGCGGCCTGCTCCAGGCGACCTACAGCCAAGGCGACTGGTCGATCTTCGCTCAGGAGCGCTACATCGGGGCGGCGCTTCTCGATCCCACCCGGGTCGAGGGGAGGGACATCGACCGGAATTCGACGCCGGCCGTCTTCTACACCAACCTGACCGGAACCTATAACCTGCACGTCGGAGGGGGGAAGCAACAGATGTTTCTTTCGATCGCGAATCTGTTCGACAAAGCTCCGCCGATCTCGCCGCCGCCGGTGACCACCTTCACCACTGCGGCGAGTAGTGCCTATGATCCCATCGGCCGGTATTTCACCGCCGGCCTGCGGGTGACCTTCTAG
- a CDS encoding substrate-binding domain-containing protein, translating to MKDVRPHGRRRFLGSVAMLLAPLLVGCQPVAAVRSVPPVATASLMVFTSGGFNAAFDTLAAAYSRGTGTRIAVAHGPSMGETPNAIPARLARHEPADVVILARSGLDRLVAEGSVVRGTEVDLGLSRIAVAVREGARIPDIATPDAVRAALLRAKSVAWSDSASGVFIQSTLLDRLGVADQVRPKAKMIPATPVGEIVARGDAEIGFQQLSELKPVKGIRIVGLLPESLQKVTAFSGGVVAYSRHPAGARALLSYLSSPKADAAIRASGLEPARRKASR from the coding sequence TTGAAGGACGTCCGTCCGCACGGCCGCCGCCGGTTCCTCGGATCGGTCGCGATGTTGCTCGCGCCGCTGCTCGTCGGCTGCCAACCCGTTGCAGCCGTCCGATCGGTACCGCCGGTCGCCACCGCCTCGCTGATGGTCTTTACGTCAGGCGGCTTCAATGCGGCGTTCGATACACTGGCCGCGGCCTACAGCCGCGGGACGGGAACCCGGATCGCTGTCGCGCATGGTCCGTCAATGGGCGAAACGCCCAACGCAATTCCCGCGCGCCTCGCTCGACACGAACCCGCCGACGTCGTCATCCTGGCGCGATCCGGGCTCGACCGGCTCGTCGCGGAAGGCAGCGTGGTGCGCGGGACCGAGGTCGACCTCGGTCTGTCACGGATCGCCGTCGCCGTACGCGAGGGGGCTCGCATTCCCGATATTGCTACGCCCGACGCGGTACGTGCCGCGCTGCTGCGCGCCAAGTCGGTCGCATGGTCCGATAGTGCCAGTGGCGTCTTCATCCAATCGACCCTGCTGGACCGGCTGGGCGTCGCGGATCAGGTTCGCCCCAAAGCCAAGATGATACCGGCGACGCCGGTTGGGGAAATCGTCGCCCGCGGAGACGCGGAGATCGGTTTTCAACAACTGAGCGAACTGAAGCCGGTCAAGGGTATCCGCATCGTTGGCCTGCTGCCGGAATCGCTTCAGAAGGTCACCGCCTTTTCGGGCGGTGTCGTCGCCTATTCGCGACATCCGGCCGGGGCACGCGCCCTCCTTAGCTATCTTTCCTCCCCGAAAGCAGATGCCGCGATCCGTGCAAGCGGCCTTGAGCCTGCAAGACGAAAGGCGTCACGATGA
- a CDS encoding cation:dicarboxylate symporter family transporter: MIVGILLGALIGHVWPSFGVGLAPLGVAFVKAMRMMVPPILFCTIVDGIVAQGGARQIGSTVVRSLLVFFAITVLALLCGLLVVGLLRPGNGLAVPSVMPHIDLGRELGGRRIDGPGDFLLRLVPDTFFSAFTAGDVLPVLFIGGLVGFGLLRIGTAGEPIARAIRGLTQLQFAIFSFLIRAAPVGAFGAIAFTVGTYGIAFIGSLGALVATLLGASLLLLAILLSAVRLWVGLPPIAVLRHFREEFLIVLGTSSSEVVLPRIMSKLEALGAPPAIVGIVLPLGYTLNLAGTAVYLIVATLFLAETLNLTLSPRQVAIYCLVMLGTSKTAAGVTGSGFSALLLTLSLLPDVPVAAAAMLIAVDRLLSTVRALTSGFANISATLLIARWGGATISAVRVPPHATTR; the protein is encoded by the coding sequence ATGATCGTCGGCATCCTGCTGGGCGCGCTGATTGGTCATGTCTGGCCAAGCTTCGGCGTCGGCCTCGCGCCGCTGGGTGTAGCCTTCGTCAAGGCGATGCGGATGATGGTCCCGCCGATCCTGTTTTGTACGATTGTCGACGGCATCGTCGCGCAAGGGGGCGCTCGTCAGATCGGCTCGACCGTGGTGCGTTCGTTGCTTGTCTTTTTTGCGATTACCGTTCTCGCCTTGCTGTGCGGCCTGCTCGTCGTCGGGCTTTTGCGTCCCGGAAACGGGCTGGCGGTCCCAAGTGTCATGCCACATATCGATCTCGGGCGCGAACTTGGCGGCAGACGTATCGATGGACCGGGGGATTTTCTGCTCAGGTTGGTGCCCGACACGTTTTTCTCGGCATTCACGGCGGGCGACGTGCTGCCAGTGCTGTTCATCGGAGGACTGGTTGGATTTGGCTTGCTGCGGATCGGCACCGCGGGAGAACCAATCGCGCGCGCCATCCGCGGATTGACGCAACTGCAATTCGCGATTTTCTCCTTCCTGATTCGGGCGGCGCCCGTAGGGGCATTTGGAGCGATCGCCTTCACGGTTGGCACCTATGGGATCGCGTTCATTGGTTCGCTCGGCGCGTTGGTTGCGACATTGCTAGGGGCCAGCCTTCTGTTGCTGGCGATCCTGCTCAGCGCCGTTCGATTGTGGGTTGGGCTGCCGCCGATCGCTGTGCTGCGCCACTTCCGCGAGGAATTTCTCATCGTGCTCGGCACCTCGTCATCCGAGGTCGTCCTGCCGCGCATCATGAGCAAGCTGGAAGCATTAGGGGCACCGCCCGCGATCGTCGGCATCGTCCTGCCGCTTGGCTATACGCTGAACCTCGCCGGGACCGCCGTTTATCTCATTGTTGCGACTCTGTTCCTCGCCGAAACCCTGAACCTCACGCTGTCGCCCAGACAGGTCGCGATCTACTGCCTGGTTATGCTCGGAACCTCGAAGACCGCTGCTGGCGTGACGGGCAGCGGCTTTTCGGCGCTGCTGCTCACGCTGTCGCTGTTGCCAGACGTGCCAGTCGCCGCCGCGGCGATGTTGATCGCGGTCGATCGTCTGCTATCCACGGTTCGGGCACTCACCAGCGGGTTCGCCAATATCAGCGCGACACTGCTGATCGCCCGTTGGGGCGGCGCAACAATCAGCGCGGTTCGCGTGCCGCCTCACGCCACGACTCGGTAA
- the tcuC gene encoding tricarballylate/proton symporter TcuC — MVFGYYATYISKAFFPTGSEFASLLLTLMTFGAGFLMRPVGALVLGAYVDRHGRRKGLLLVLGLMAMGTLAIAITPTYEQIGLAAPLIILAGRLIQGLSAGVEVGGVSVYLNEIAPPHRRGFFTSWQSASQQAAVVFAALIGLLVSTSLDAETMQAWGWRVPFIIGCVMIPFLFIIRSHVEETDAFLNRKEHPRVSQIMRIIGANWGLVLQGALMAVMTTVFFYMITAYTPTFGGKVLNLGAGESLFVTACVGVANFVLLPVMGALSDRIGRRPLLVTASVLGALFAYPLMNWLVAAPTFGKLLTVELLLAAIYATYNGAFIVYLTEAIPPHVRTVGFSLAYSMATAIFGGFTPAISTALIGATGDKAIPGAWCAAAALLSLLALLVGDRLNRRSTSLA, encoded by the coding sequence ATGGTGTTCGGCTATTACGCCACATACATCTCGAAGGCGTTCTTTCCGACCGGTAGCGAGTTCGCGTCGTTGTTGTTGACGCTCATGACCTTCGGCGCGGGGTTCCTGATGCGGCCGGTCGGCGCGCTGGTGCTGGGAGCCTATGTCGATCGCCATGGCCGGCGCAAGGGCCTGCTCCTCGTGCTCGGGTTGATGGCGATGGGTACGCTGGCGATCGCGATCACGCCGACATACGAACAAATCGGTCTCGCCGCGCCGCTCATCATCTTGGCGGGGCGCCTAATTCAGGGCTTGTCCGCTGGCGTGGAGGTCGGCGGCGTCTCGGTGTATTTGAACGAGATCGCGCCGCCCCACCGAAGAGGATTCTTCACCTCGTGGCAATCGGCCAGCCAACAGGCGGCCGTCGTGTTTGCGGCGCTGATCGGACTCCTCGTCTCCACCAGCCTGGACGCCGAGACGATGCAGGCGTGGGGCTGGCGCGTGCCGTTCATCATTGGCTGCGTCATGATCCCGTTTCTTTTCATCATCCGCAGCCATGTCGAGGAGACCGACGCTTTCCTGAACCGGAAGGAACATCCTAGGGTCAGCCAGATCATGCGGATCATTGGCGCCAATTGGGGCCTTGTCCTCCAGGGGGCGCTGATGGCGGTGATGACGACCGTCTTCTTCTACATGATTACCGCTTATACGCCGACCTTCGGTGGCAAGGTTCTCAACCTCGGCGCGGGAGAAAGCCTGTTCGTAACTGCCTGCGTCGGCGTCGCGAATTTCGTGCTGCTGCCGGTGATGGGCGCGCTGTCGGACCGGATTGGCCGCCGGCCGCTGCTTGTTACCGCGTCGGTTCTGGGAGCGCTGTTCGCGTATCCGCTGATGAACTGGCTGGTCGCCGCGCCGACCTTCGGCAAGCTGCTGACCGTCGAGCTGCTGCTCGCCGCTATCTACGCGACCTATAACGGCGCATTCATCGTTTACTTGACGGAAGCGATCCCGCCGCACGTTCGCACCGTCGGTTTCAGTCTGGCCTATAGCATGGCGACGGCCATCTTCGGCGGCTTCACGCCGGCGATCAGCACTGCGTTGATCGGTGCCACCGGAGACAAGGCAATCCCAGGCGCGTGGTGTGCCGCTGCGGCGCTGCTCTCGCTGCTCGCGCTGCTGGTCGGCGACAGGCTGAACCGGAGGAGCACGAGCCTCGCCTGA